Proteins co-encoded in one Pocillopora verrucosa isolate sample1 chromosome 1, ASM3666991v2, whole genome shotgun sequence genomic window:
- the LOC131799770 gene encoding spermatogenesis-associated protein 24, protein MANSTDVSEPSYVIVNKQLQDVIRLQHTAVARLKAKMSRKDDRVPREEYEKLIRELEEEKLEHVKTKAKLASESERLQFALGEIDILNKQLQREKLSFENAFGQVKSKAFEETQEKMQFQTKCQAMEELCSKQDDILTTKDAKIKELKLRLVRQKEIHQQQLSDLDIHRQQEQYINYNTQKSQDKGKRTRQKRVSFR, encoded by the exons ATGGCGAACAGTACAGACGTGTCAGAACCTTCGTATGTGattgtaaataaacaacttCAAGATGTCATACGGCTCCAACACACAGCTGTGGCCCGGCTAAAAGCCAAG ATGTCGAGGAAAGACGATCGTGTGCCACGAGAGGAATATGAGAAGCTAATCAGGGaacttgag GAAGAAAAACTTGAGCATGTaaagacaaaagcaaaactGGCTAGTGAGAGTGAAAGATTACAGTTTGCCTTAGGGGAAATAGACATTTTAAACAAACAGCTGCAGCGTGAAAAGTTATCATTTGAAAATGC GTTTGGCCAGGTTAAAAGTAAAGCCTTTGAGGAAACCCAAGAGAAAATGCAGTTTCAAACAAAGTGCCAAG CAATGGAAGAGCTCTGTTCCAAACAAGATGAtattttaacaacaaaagaTGCAAAAATAAAGGAACTCAAACTTCGCCTTGTTCGCCAGAAAGAGATTCATCAACAACAACTTTCTGACCTGGACATTCATCGGCAACAAGAACAATACATTAATTACAATACACAAAAATCTCAAGACAAAGGCAAAAGAACTCGTCAGAAACGGGTATCTTTCAGATAA
- the LOC131799752 gene encoding E3 ubiquitin-protein ligase RNF4 encodes MNKPATRGRKRKKRSTGCSSLDEMSPSVSPTENEFSLLPSGAQEEQQGETNSQEESLSHVNKRTRNDNETEESTSLTENNTNSEPANEEPHSEETAADREPISVESPTESHSPDDVTIIGDMRVARPEVIDLDKLPTIRRGGSVVVDLTNDSGYHHSNVVDLTRDSSTDSSIDSSPVIVCVNRIYRGDPAMELPSCRFSHSGVLGRTLSDTDDDILEVAESNEANEENTSGIEASTSNSEDPAGKVPSKKICCPICLDDEETIKRRKRRLMSTNCGHVFCDKCIRSAVQMQSKCPTCRKKLTLRQFHPIFL; translated from the exons ATGAACAAGCCGGCGACTCGT GGGCGTAAGAGGAAGAAGAGAAGTACTGGATGTTCATCTTTGGATGAAATGTCTCCTTCAGTGTCTCCAACTGAGAATgaattttctcttcttccaaGTGGTGCCCAAGAAGAACAACAAGGGGAAACAAATTCTCAG GAGGAAAGTCTTTCACATGTAAACAAGAGAACAAGAAATGACAATGAAACTGAAGAAAGTACAAGTCTTACAGAGAACAATACTAACAGTGAACCAGCTAATGAAGAGCCTCATTCTGAAGAAACTGCAGCAGACAGAGAACCAATCAGTGTTGAATCACCCACAGAATCACACTCACCAGATGATGTTACAATCATTGGTGACATGCGGGTTGCAAGGCCAGAAGTTATTGACTTAGATAAACTTCCAACAATAAGAAGAG gtGGCTCAGTAGTGGTTGATTTGACTAATGACTCGGGTTACCATCACAGTAATGTGGTAGATTTAACCAGAGACAGTTCGACAGATTCTTCTATTGATTCCAGTCCTGTTATTGTG TGTGTAAATAGAATATACCGTGGAGATCCAGCAATGGAACTGCCATCTTGTCGTTTCTCACATTCGGGTGTGCTGGGCAGAACTTTATCCGACACAGATGATGATATATTAGAAGTAGCAGAAAGCAATGaagcaaatgaagaaaacacaAGTGGAATAGAAGCTTCAACGTCAAATAGTGAAGATCCAGCAGGAAAAGTACCTTCTAAGAAAATATGTTGTCCTATCTGTTTGGATGATGAAGAAACA atTAAAAGGAGGAAGAGAAGATTAATGTCAACAAATTGTGGACATGTTTTTTGTGACAAATGCATAAGAAGTGCAGTTCAGATGCAGAGTAAATGCCCAACATGTAgaaaaaaactgactttaaGACAGTTTCACCcaatatttttataa
- the LOC131799755 gene encoding uncharacterized protein, with translation MCGDVNSTSSTMPVTEVQWIGASCGRHSTYTFYRGFRLIVDGVAKNFCLGEFYFVRNSTDQPICIAELQLVWYDASTDSQLASARLYFRPEDTPAGRLANHGQDELLYADQKVVIKCHDMAVWQNSGLQWNCGMLPLCESDFVCVNDKYYLNSNNVAKEKETLKTAREAWMKRDHPRSLHILTFPAYCRYRALKRRLLSGMFLTRAQLTALGGVIAEHKSIRVLFCRDSFHHPSLDKFELSGDNKAPVLKGRPRKKKKLTAQNNVLKKKRFVADIQNHLGNSPAAKRCKVSEEEESAGSDMSEGVQDKIKAPPAMGRKTKTNGPPPLIKPRIQVNNAEKAETAEIPKIAVQDVPLAKGEHTKIPPPLIPSSKIKADVLCLSQPLQSSQKEISTNISECSRTTPIQKQVFSSNAKLRDVENSMTNKKTVSLMKPHLTDRVRTNVTVIPASSSSSMSESRTSRVPNSLTENKKTSNGTAVTYTHNVDNSRTQPAVQANVHPPTVLSTRPVTTTQGTVSTQLAASTCNVMRNQPVACLQQPISSVQSVPAKSFQNATPISGPISSSVNINDVTKPRFSKENEEKHFRPPSVSEEKKENEMKQMEESILWKKKKKRLRMPGNVKDEVYDDDDEKFFMQTLRDFMRKNNQPLGKLPALGFKKVNLWTMYNTVQKFGGYDAVTGKRLWRRVYDSLGASTTITSAATYTKRHYERLLLPYEKHIRNDLKRQMDEKNPPFADSCGQKELLDKTKKKPGLTVSNSKAVQPSFHADQAVIEKKQNQVMERDRNTHDNIAPVSSQQAIPLRVTSTPDVKRNVMHIAHSQEMKPVITTSAITTASYMQEISPVSVKSITEESKLWRSKSVASTEPLITSSSDRREKVVPVQQFSQEATVTQDRKQHRREEIRSHEETSARTNFVYAKNTVAVSTNLNQAIPPQRVSKVVNDDMRVVPPLQQLNTANKGREIIDLTSEDSPPGVQSRSHTVPQTQKEMQEISKVQRPIIGGGENSRLKHLQQSQIKQEHNDSSKHHSTKELKPKVEGSIVYGVQPYSGQPFNGNKVPSRVHESSPGFTTKKALDEVCPPLKQETSHSKQEKKRHKQARSENLEGCYTHSPSSESVDEHFAEWLRRQSTGQQQHPKSSTRHHYTPELGQLRYNYVSEDLCPPDCSCSLSASRKDEIRAPPPKPKKEHYEEELPFHGMTFYPGRWSPSSMMPDRPDLYISSPSAHLQGPPDALSSHLCTASRIFIPTPPMFSPTYHLGVAPVGAPALITGTDDQLHIHPHCLLGSTYPGTSNSRTPEGTNYPLYSFT, from the exons ATGTGTGGCGATGTCAATTCAACTTCATCTACGATGCCCGTAACTGAAGTACAG tggatCGGGGCCAGTTGTGGACGGCACAGCACTTACACCTTCTACAGAGGTTTCAGATTAATTGTCGATGGCGTGGCAAAAAATTTCTGTCTCGGAGAGTTTTATTTTGTGAGGAATTCCACAGACCAACCGATATGCATAGCTGAACTACAATTAGTTTGGTACGACGCGAGTACTGACAGCCAGCTTGCTTCCGCGAGGCTTTATTTTAGACCCGAAGATACTCCCGCAGGACGCCTTGCAAACCACGGACAG GATGAGTTACTATATGCTGACCAGAAGGTTGTCATTAAATGCCACGACATGGCTGTATGGCAGAATTCAGGACTCCAATGGAATTGTGGCATGTTACCCTTGTGTGAAAGTGATTTTGTATGTGTCAATGACAAATACTATTTGAACAGCAACAATGTTGCTAAGgagaaagaaactttaaaaactgCCCGGGAGGCATGGATGAAAAGGGATCATCCTCGCAGCCTCCACATACTTACATTTCCGGCTTATTGTCGCTACAGGGCTCTTAAAAGGAGGCTCTTATCGGGCATGTTTTTGACAAGAGCCCAGTTGACTGCACTGGGTGGAGTTATTGCGGAACACAAAAGTATACGGGTGCTCTTCTGTAGAGATAGTTTTCATCATCCCAGCTTGGACAAGTTTGAATTATCTGGTGATAACAAAG CACCAGTTCTGAAAGGTAGGccaaggaagaaaaagaagcttACTGCGCAAAACAATGTGCTCAAGAAGAAACGGTTTGTGGCAGACATTCAAAATCACCTTGGAAATTCACCAGCAGCAAAACGATGCAAAGTATCAGAGGAAGAAGAGAGTGCAGGTTCTGATATGTCAGAAGGTGTGCAAGACAAGATAAAGGCACCTCCTGCAATGGGAAGGAAAACTAAGACCAATGGGCCACCGCCCTTAATAAAGCCACGAATACAAGTCAATAACGCAGAAAAGGCAGAAACAGCAGAGATTCCCAAAATTGCTGTTCAAGATGTGCCATTGGCAAAAGGAGAACATACAAAGATCCCACCTCCTCTTATTCCCTCTAGCAAGATAAAGGCAGATGTGCTGTGTCTCTCACAACCACTGCAGTCTAGTCAAAAGGAAATCAGTACAAATATTTCAGAGTGTTCAAGGACCACACCTATTCAAAAGCAAGTTTTCTCTTCGAACGCAAAGCTAAGGGATGTTGAAAACAGTATGACCAATAAAAAGACTGTTTCACTGATGAAACCACACTTGACTGATAGAGTTAGAACAAATGTTACAGTTATACCTGCTTCAAGTTCAAGCTCTATGTCAGAGAGTAGAACAAGCAGAGTACCAAATTCCCTcacagaaaacaagaaaacttcaAATGGGACAGCTGTCACATACACCCATAATGTTGACAATTCGAGAACACAGCCAGCTGTCCAGGCCAATGTACATCCACCTACTGTCTTGAGCACCCGACCAGTAACTACAACACAAGGCACCGTCAGCACACAGCTAGCAGCATCTACCTGCAATGTTATGCGCAACCAACCTGTGGCATGTTTGCAGCAGCCCATAAGCAGTGTGCAGTCAGTTCCAgcaaaatcttttcaaaatgcCACACCAATTTCAGGACCCATTTCATCTTCAGTGAACATCAATGATGTTACAAAGCCAAGGTTCagtaaggaaaatgaagaaaagcaTTTCAGACCACCCTCTGTTTCAGAGGAGAAGAAAGAGAATGAGATGAAACAAATGGAGGAATCTATTTTgtggaaaaagaagaaaaaaagactgaGGATGCCTGGAAATGTCAAGGATGAG GTgtatgatgacgatgatgagaAGTTCTTCATGCAAACCTTACGTGACTTCATGAGAAAGAATAACCAGCCACTTGGCAAGTTGCCTGCTTTGGGCTTTAAGAAAG TTAATCTGTGGACAATGTACAATACAGTGCAGAAATTTGGAGGCTATGATGCA GTGACTGGGAAACGTCTGTGGCGACGTGTTTATGACTCACTTGGTGCAAGTACAACTATAACAAGTGCTGCCACTTATACCAAGAGACATTATGAAAG GTTACTCTTGCCATATGAGAAGCATATAAGAAACGATCTCAAGAGACAGATGGATGAGAAAAATCCCCCTTTTGCTGACAGCTGTGGACAAAAAGAGCTTTTAgacaaaaccaagaaaaaaccAGGTTTAACAGTCTCCAATAGCAAAGCAGTGCAACCAAGCTTTCATGCAGACCAGGCTGTCATAGAGAAGAAGCAGAATCAGGTCATGGAAAGAGATAGAAATACACATGATAATATTGCACCAGTGTCATCACAGCAAGCAATACCTTTAAGAGTGACCTCCACACCTGATGTAAAGAGGAATGTAATGCACATAGCCCATTCTCAAGAAATGAAACCTGTTATAACAACATCAGCCATCACCACAGCCTCCTATATGCAAGAAATTTCACCTGTTTCTGTGAAATCCATCACAGAAGAATCTAAACTGTGGAGGAGCAAGTCAGTTGCAAGCACAGAGCCACTGATCACCTCATCCTCTGACAGAAGAGAAAAAGTTGTTCCAGTGCAACAATTTTCACAAGAGGCAACTGTCACTCAAGACAGGAAACAGCATCGCAGGGAAGAGATTCGTAGCCATGAGGAAACAAGTGCAAGAACCAACTTTGTCTACGCAAAAAACACAGTTGCTGTTAGTACCAATCTGAATCAAGCTATTCCACCACAGAGGGTCTCTAAAGTTGTGAATGATGATATGCGAGTGGTACCACCTTTACAGCAGTTAAATACTGCTAACAAAGGAAGAGAGATTATTGATTTAACATCAGAGGACAGTCCTCCGGGGGTACAGTCTAGGAGTCACACTGTGCCACAGACTCAGAAAGAAATGCAAGAAATATCCAAGGTGCAGAGACCAATAATTGGTGGTGGAGAAAATTCCAGGCTGAAACATTTGCAGCAATCGCAAATAAAACAGGAACACAATGACAGTTCAAAGCACCACTCCACTAAAGAACTAAAACCCAAAGTAGAAGGATCCATAGTTTATGGTGTGCAGCCGTACAGTGGTCAACCATTTAATGGCAACAAGGTTCCATCTCGTGTTCATGAAAGCTCTCCTGGGTTTACAACAAAGAAAGCTTTAGATGAAGTCTGTCCACCTCTAAAACAAGAAACATCCCATTCCAAACAGGAGAAGAAGAGGCATAAACAGGCACGATCGGAAAACTTAGAAGGCTGCTACACACACTCCCCTTCATCAGAGAGTGTTGATGAGCATTTTGCAGAATGGCTACGAAGACAGTCCACTGGGCAACAGCAACATCCTAAATCTAGCACCAGACATCACTACACTCCAGAACTTGGCCAGTTAAGGTATAACTATGTTTCCGAGGACCTCTGTCCCCCAGACTGCTCTTGCTCATTATCAGCAAGcaggaaagatgaaattagagcCCCTCCACCGAAGCCAAAGAAGGAGCATTACGAAGAAGAGCTACCATTTCATGGTATGACATTTTACCCAGGAAGATGGAGTCCTTCCTCCATGATGCCAGATCGCCCTGATCTTTACATATCCTCTCCTTCTGCTCATTTGCAAGGACCACCAGACGCACTTTCGAGTCACTTGTGTACAGCATCCAGGATTTTCATTCCCACACCCCCTATGTTTAGTCCTACCTACCACTTGGGTGTGGCACCTGTGGGTGCTCCGGCCTTGATAACGGGCACAGATGATCAGCTACACATTCACCCACATTGTTTGCTGGGATCAACTTATCCTGGTACATCGAACTCAAGGACACCAGAAGGAACCAATTACCCATTATATTCTTTTACTTAA